A DNA window from Chitinibacter fontanus contains the following coding sequences:
- a CDS encoding D-2-hydroxyacid dehydrogenase translates to MTQPDLIVFLDQNTLPVPLKPLDVPHRWQSYPQTAPEQVIERLQGATVAITNKVPITREMLAALPELKLIAVAATGYNIIDMAAAREYRVGVCNIRDYAIHGVAEHTLMLLLALRRQLLVYRQRVQAGEWQNAPGFCLFARTPAEAMHDLAGSRMAVIGSGALGQATAKLAQAFGMQTFFVERKGASSVRAGYLSWEAALQTADVISLHCPLNEQTRNLIGAAELAQMKRSAIVLNTARGGLIDEAALLAALQAGVIAGAGLDVLLTEPPRAGAPLLLADLPNLIVTPHVAWASVETMQTLADQLIDNVAAFLRGEPRHLL, encoded by the coding sequence ATGACTCAGCCCGATTTAATAGTATTTCTTGACCAAAACACCTTACCCGTTCCGCTCAAGCCGCTGGATGTGCCGCATCGCTGGCAAAGCTATCCACAAACCGCGCCCGAGCAAGTCATCGAGCGCTTGCAAGGCGCGACGGTGGCGATTACCAATAAAGTGCCAATTACGCGCGAGATGCTGGCTGCTTTGCCAGAGCTAAAACTGATCGCAGTAGCGGCCACGGGCTACAACATCATTGATATGGCCGCCGCCCGCGAATATAGGGTGGGGGTGTGTAATATCCGAGACTATGCCATTCATGGCGTAGCGGAACATACCCTAATGTTATTGCTCGCCTTGCGTCGCCAGTTGCTGGTGTATCGCCAGCGGGTGCAAGCGGGTGAATGGCAAAACGCGCCGGGCTTTTGCCTGTTTGCACGCACGCCAGCCGAAGCTATGCACGACTTGGCGGGTAGCCGGATGGCGGTAATTGGCTCGGGCGCGCTGGGGCAGGCAACGGCCAAACTGGCGCAAGCATTTGGCATGCAGACCTTTTTTGTTGAGCGCAAAGGCGCTAGCAGTGTGCGGGCTGGATATTTAAGCTGGGAAGCGGCCTTACAAACTGCCGATGTGATCAGCCTACATTGCCCGCTTAACGAGCAAACCCGCAATTTGATTGGTGCAGCCGAACTGGCACAAATGAAACGTAGCGCGATCGTGCTCAATACTGCGCGCGGCGGGCTGATTGATGAAGCGGCTTTGCTTGCGGCATTGCAAGCCGGCGTGATCGCTGGCGCGGGCTTGGATGTGCTGCTGACTGAGCCGCCACGGGCTGGTGCTCCGCTGTTGCTGGCTGATTTACCCAATCTGATTGTCACGCCGCATGTAGCCTGGGCCAGTGTTGAAACCATGCAAACGCTGGCCGACCAGTTGATTGATAATGTGGCGGCTTTTTTGCGCGGCGAGCCACGTCATCTGCTTTGA
- a CDS encoding DJ-1 family glyoxalase III, with amino-acid sequence MSQVHIYVATGFEEVELITVADILRRSEIPTQLISLNEQLNVVGAHAISICADLPFSAASDQPELIILPGGGPGTQAMLQHHPLHQRLISQIDAGKRLAAICAAPMVLAQIGLLANKNACCFPGCEAQLLAGQAQITAFNVVTDGLITTSRGPATAALFALELVRQLKDDATAQQVGKAMLYL; translated from the coding sequence ATGAGTCAGGTTCATATTTATGTGGCAACTGGTTTTGAAGAAGTGGAACTCATTACGGTGGCCGATATTTTGCGTCGCAGCGAAATCCCAACTCAGCTTATCTCGCTCAACGAACAGCTCAATGTGGTGGGCGCACATGCCATCTCTATCTGCGCAGATTTACCATTTAGTGCAGCCTCGGACCAACCCGAACTGATTATCTTGCCCGGTGGCGGCCCGGGCACGCAAGCCATGTTACAACATCACCCATTGCACCAGCGCTTAATTAGTCAAATTGATGCGGGTAAACGCCTTGCTGCCATTTGCGCAGCGCCGATGGTGTTGGCACAGATTGGTTTATTAGCCAATAAAAACGCCTGCTGCTTTCCCGGCTGTGAAGCCCAGCTTCTGGCTGGACAAGCCCAAATTACGGCCTTTAATGTCGTCACCGACGGCCTTATCACCACCTCCCGTGGCCCCGCGACAGCAGCGCTTTTTGCGTTAGAGTTAGTTCGTCAATTGAAAGATGATGCGACCGCACAGCAGGTTGGCAAAGCCATGCTTTACCTATGA
- a CDS encoding MotA/TolQ/ExbB proton channel family protein — MDLSLVLHSGDPILQSVFGLLVLMSVVSWVVIIARSRLLWVMKRHQQKFMASFWEAGDWQEALGLAERHQAPAAKLARAGADSLRHYRAHEGGGLGKAVSLDDYLVRNLRTKLSQETAKMERGLTWLATTGSVSPFIGLFGTVWGIYHALVGIATAGNASLATVAAPIGEALVATAAGLAVAIPAVIAYNAFIRTNRRFAQELDGFTHDLHAQLLTEGGHGVR; from the coding sequence ATGGATTTGTCTCTGGTTTTGCATTCGGGCGATCCGATTTTGCAGTCGGTGTTTGGCTTGCTGGTGTTGATGTCGGTGGTGAGCTGGGTGGTGATTATTGCGCGTTCACGTTTGTTGTGGGTGATGAAGCGCCATCAGCAAAAATTCATGGCCTCATTCTGGGAGGCGGGTGATTGGCAAGAGGCGCTGGGCTTGGCGGAGCGTCATCAGGCACCCGCTGCAAAGCTCGCTCGTGCCGGTGCCGATAGTTTGCGCCATTACCGCGCGCACGAAGGTGGTGGTTTGGGCAAGGCCGTGTCGCTGGATGATTATCTGGTGCGTAATCTGCGCACCAAACTGAGCCAAGAGACCGCCAAGATGGAGCGTGGCCTGACTTGGTTGGCCACGACGGGGTCGGTATCACCCTTTATTGGTTTATTTGGCACGGTGTGGGGTATCTATCACGCTTTGGTCGGTATCGCGACGGCGGGTAATGCATCACTGGCCACGGTCGCTGCGCCGATTGGTGAGGCATTGGTGGCCACCGCTGCAGGCTTGGCGGTAGCAATCCCCGCTGTGATTGCCTACAACGCGTTCATTCGTACCAACCGCCGGTTTGCGCAAGAGCTTGATGGCTTTACCCATGACTTGCATGCCCAATTGCTGACGGAGGGTGGTCATGGCGTTCGGTAG
- a CDS encoding ArgP/LysG family DNA-binding transcriptional regulator, whose product MFDYKLLEALDMVLRCGSFDAAAKRLHLTPSAISQRIRQLEERHGEVLLRRENPLCATQTGEKLLAHVRQVRALEGELAEQVAQQNNVGEWLTLSVGVNADSLALGLLAALAPVLAEQRLLLECVVDDEAYTLDLLRSGEVSGCISTQPIAVAGCGVLPLGSMQYIGVATPQFVAQYLAASPASPDWLPQLIQAPAAVFSRKDSLHRRLLRERWGLLEGQYPCHVIPESNALYAAAVAGVAYAVVPHQQAAAALASGQLLALPAFAHATPLFWHHWARQTRPAQLFSQALQAFAQQYLKTENP is encoded by the coding sequence ATGTTTGATTACAAACTTCTTGAAGCACTGGATATGGTATTGCGCTGTGGCAGTTTTGATGCGGCTGCCAAACGTCTGCACTTAACGCCCTCCGCAATTTCGCAGCGGATTCGCCAGCTCGAAGAGCGACACGGCGAAGTATTGCTGCGGCGTGAAAACCCTTTGTGTGCGACGCAAACAGGTGAAAAACTACTGGCGCATGTGCGGCAGGTCCGCGCACTGGAAGGCGAGCTGGCCGAGCAGGTGGCGCAGCAAAATAATGTTGGCGAATGGCTCACGCTGTCGGTGGGGGTCAATGCCGACAGTTTGGCCTTGGGCTTGCTGGCTGCCTTGGCGCCGGTGTTGGCCGAGCAACGTTTGTTGCTCGAATGCGTGGTTGATGACGAGGCCTATACGCTTGATTTGCTGCGCTCGGGGGAGGTGTCTGGATGTATTAGTACGCAGCCCATTGCAGTTGCTGGCTGTGGCGTATTACCACTGGGTAGTATGCAATATATCGGGGTCGCCACGCCGCAATTTGTTGCGCAGTATTTAGCGGCTAGCCCAGCCTCGCCTGATTGGTTGCCGCAATTGATACAAGCTCCCGCCGCAGTGTTTTCGCGCAAAGACAGCCTACATCGGCGTTTGCTGCGCGAGCGCTGGGGCTTGCTTGAAGGGCAATACCCCTGTCATGTGATTCCGGAAAGTAATGCTTTGTATGCCGCCGCTGTTGCGGGCGTGGCCTATGCCGTGGTGCCGCATCAGCAAGCGGCCGCCGCGCTGGCGAGTGGGCAATTGCTGGCGCTGCCCGCGTTTGCGCATGCCACGCCGCTGTTTTGGCACCACTGGGCGCGCCAGACGCGCCCGGCGCAATTATTTAGCCAAGCGCTGCAAGCGTTTGCGCAGCAATATTTGAAGACGGAAAACCCATGA
- a CDS encoding energy transducer TonB — translation MILDNKFTLIAVIGVHCALFYQLSQHSRPSAPTEPIFMQAMPLAMGPRQAEPQVQEQKPLPKVRQKIKEVRQKVQERVAKSTQIKTTQLQPETPDRAATLEVAAAKNSAQRDEPLRGEAKTSNEAAVNPSGGQEGQSKQVEPVLSAPSFHANYLSNPKPPYPPASLALNEQGVVYLRVQVNAAGLPEKIELHKSSGFARLDAVAQSTVQRWRFVPAKRGDEPVAGSVVVPVNFSIKKS, via the coding sequence ATGATTCTCGATAACAAATTTACATTGATCGCGGTAATCGGTGTGCATTGTGCGCTGTTTTATCAGCTAAGCCAGCATTCGCGGCCAAGTGCACCAACCGAACCGATTTTTATGCAGGCCATGCCGCTGGCAATGGGGCCGCGCCAAGCTGAGCCGCAAGTCCAAGAGCAGAAGCCGCTACCGAAAGTGCGGCAAAAAATCAAAGAAGTGCGACAGAAGGTTCAGGAACGTGTGGCTAAGTCTACGCAGATTAAAACTACGCAACTCCAGCCTGAAACGCCGGATCGTGCGGCAACACTGGAAGTCGCTGCGGCAAAAAACAGCGCACAGCGTGACGAGCCACTGCGTGGTGAGGCAAAAACAAGTAATGAGGCTGCCGTTAATCCGAGCGGTGGGCAAGAGGGGCAGAGCAAACAAGTCGAACCCGTACTCAGTGCACCGAGTTTTCATGCCAATTACCTGAGCAACCCCAAGCCGCCATATCCGCCAGCGTCTTTGGCGTTGAATGAGCAAGGCGTGGTGTATCTGCGGGTACAGGTGAACGCAGCAGGTTTGCCGGAAAAAATCGAATTACATAAAAGCAGCGGTTTTGCGCGGCTCGATGCGGTGGCACAAAGCACCGTGCAGCGCTGGCGCTTTGTGCCGGCCAAGCGGGGTGATGAGCCGGTGGCAGGTTCAGTGGTAGTGCCGGTTAATTTTTCAATCAAGAAGTCGTAA
- a CDS encoding potassium channel family protein yields MDGIFFLMLRRLRAPIIMLISIYAIAVLGLVLIPGIDGNGKPYHIDFFHAFYFISYTATSIGFGEIPHPFTYQQRLWVLLCIYLAVTGWAYAIGSIFGLMRDESLRKAIAHARFGRKVRRISEPFYLICGYGQTARILCKVLDDLDIRFVILELREERINDIALANFHYDTPSFAGDAANPELLKIAGIEHPHCIGIVGITGNEEANLAIAISAYVLRPQILSICRSRNRSVAENMASFGTNKVINLFETVGRKFARRLQQPNVAQLCDVLADFPGNPIATEPQPPVGHWVIVGFGRFGAAVYQALLAAGCSVTVIDPEPQAQLPPDCFIHALGVDAASLKQAGIEHAVGLLVSHDNDANNLSALATAREINPQLFTVARQNLTHNHILFTAFKPNITSIRAQIIAHECLRAMENPLLADAMALISQQSEAWAAQLLPQLLELCKGKVPEIWRIQFNARNASAVHAMLAQPLPPLRIEHYTHDALNHGDSLRCLALLHRHAGTDTLLPTGDTPLYFGDELLFIGNHHARLAHTAVQESISLLDYIRTGQEQPQSWLFRRIAQYRQDQKNPPLSIAEQGAD; encoded by the coding sequence ATGGACGGCATTTTCTTTTTGATGTTGCGGCGCTTGCGAGCGCCCATCATCATGCTAATCAGTATTTATGCCATTGCCGTGCTTGGGCTGGTATTAATTCCCGGCATCGATGGCAATGGCAAGCCATACCACATCGACTTCTTTCACGCTTTTTATTTTATTAGCTACACCGCCACTTCAATCGGTTTTGGTGAAATACCACATCCATTTACTTACCAGCAGCGCCTATGGGTGCTGCTGTGCATTTATCTGGCGGTAACTGGCTGGGCATATGCGATTGGTTCAATTTTTGGATTAATGCGTGATGAATCGCTGCGCAAAGCAATTGCCCATGCGCGCTTCGGGCGCAAAGTACGCCGCATCAGCGAGCCTTTCTATTTAATTTGCGGTTACGGACAAACGGCGCGGATTTTATGCAAAGTGCTGGATGATCTGGATATTCGCTTTGTCATTCTAGAGCTGCGTGAAGAGCGAATTAACGACATTGCTTTGGCCAATTTTCATTACGATACGCCAAGTTTTGCAGGTGATGCGGCCAACCCCGAGCTCCTTAAAATCGCCGGCATTGAACACCCGCACTGCATTGGCATCGTAGGTATTACCGGCAATGAAGAGGCCAATCTAGCCATCGCGATTAGCGCCTATGTACTACGGCCACAGATACTATCCATTTGTCGCAGCCGCAACCGCTCCGTGGCCGAAAACATGGCCTCCTTTGGCACCAATAAAGTCATCAATTTATTTGAAACCGTTGGGCGAAAATTCGCCCGGCGCTTACAACAACCCAATGTGGCCCAGCTTTGCGATGTATTGGCTGATTTTCCGGGCAACCCAATCGCAACGGAGCCCCAACCGCCAGTTGGGCATTGGGTCATTGTTGGCTTTGGACGATTTGGCGCTGCTGTGTATCAGGCGTTGTTAGCGGCAGGCTGCAGCGTGACCGTGATAGACCCAGAGCCGCAAGCGCAACTACCGCCAGATTGTTTTATTCATGCCCTAGGTGTGGATGCGGCCTCATTGAAACAAGCAGGTATCGAGCATGCCGTTGGTTTGCTGGTGAGCCACGATAATGATGCCAATAATCTTTCTGCACTGGCCACTGCACGGGAAATTAACCCGCAGCTATTCACAGTAGCGCGCCAAAACCTAACCCATAATCACATCCTGTTTACTGCCTTTAAACCTAATATCACGTCGATTCGGGCACAAATTATTGCGCACGAATGCCTACGCGCGATGGAGAACCCATTATTGGCCGATGCAATGGCGCTAATTAGTCAGCAATCTGAAGCTTGGGCCGCGCAATTACTCCCACAATTGCTTGAACTTTGTAAAGGGAAAGTGCCAGAAATCTGGCGCATCCAATTTAACGCCCGCAACGCCTCTGCCGTGCATGCCATGCTGGCCCAACCCCTTCCGCCGCTGCGTATTGAGCATTACACCCACGATGCGCTGAATCATGGCGATTCATTGCGCTGCCTAGCCTTGCTGCACCGCCATGCAGGCACAGACACATTGCTGCCAACTGGCGATACGCCGCTGTATTTTGGTGACGAGCTCTTATTTATTGGTAATCACCACGCGCGGCTAGCGCACACTGCAGTACAAGAGAGCATTAGCTTGCTCGATTACATTCGCACCGGCCAAGAGCAGCCGCAAAGCTGGCTATTCCGCCGAATCGCACAATATCGACAAGACCAGAAAAACCCACCGCTTAGCATCGCCGAACAAGGAGCTGATTAA
- the lysA gene encoding diaminopimelate decarboxylase, protein MKPLNGAQVAQIAQQFGTPVWTYDAATIRERISQLKMFDTIRFAQKANSNIHILRLMREQGVKVDSVSLGEIERAVAAGFATGAGSDDIVFTADLLDRATLARVVELDIQVNCGSPQMLEQLGQAHPGHRVWLRVNPGFGHGHSQKTNTGGEQSKHGIWHEQIPEALALINQYNLELVGLHMHIGSGVDYSHLQEVCAAMVAQVKESGRDIQAISAGGGLSIPYRVGGETIDTAHYFSLWDAARNEIAAHLGHPVHLEIEPGRFLVAESGKLITEVRAKKDVGSNHFVLVDAGFSDLMRPAMYGSFHEISVLRADGSAAGGNTRGTVLAGPLCESGDVFTQEEGGVVTPRELPTCEIGDWVVLHDTGAYGASMSSNYNTRPLIAEVMINAEQVKQIRRRQTVAELLALEN, encoded by the coding sequence ATGAAACCACTGAATGGCGCGCAAGTCGCGCAAATCGCCCAGCAATTTGGCACCCCAGTCTGGACTTATGACGCCGCCACGATTCGCGAGCGGATTAGCCAGCTCAAAATGTTCGACACGATTCGTTTTGCGCAAAAAGCCAACTCGAATATCCATATCCTGCGTCTGATGCGCGAGCAAGGCGTTAAAGTCGATTCAGTATCATTGGGTGAAATCGAGCGCGCCGTGGCAGCGGGATTCGCCACCGGAGCAGGCAGCGACGATATTGTGTTTACCGCCGATTTGCTCGATCGCGCCACACTGGCACGCGTAGTCGAGCTGGATATTCAAGTGAACTGCGGCAGCCCGCAAATGCTGGAACAACTGGGCCAAGCCCACCCCGGCCATCGAGTATGGTTGCGCGTAAACCCCGGTTTTGGTCACGGCCACAGCCAGAAAACCAACACCGGCGGCGAGCAAAGCAAACACGGTATCTGGCACGAGCAAATTCCTGAAGCGCTGGCGCTGATTAACCAATACAACCTGGAACTCGTCGGTCTGCATATGCACATTGGCTCGGGCGTGGATTACAGCCATTTGCAAGAAGTCTGCGCTGCGATGGTGGCACAGGTGAAAGAATCTGGCCGTGATATTCAGGCAATTTCGGCCGGTGGCGGCCTATCCATCCCGTATCGCGTTGGCGGTGAAACCATCGACACCGCGCATTATTTCAGCCTGTGGGATGCGGCGCGCAATGAAATTGCCGCGCATCTGGGTCACCCTGTTCATTTAGAAATTGAGCCGGGCCGTTTCCTCGTCGCCGAAAGCGGCAAATTGATTACTGAAGTGCGCGCCAAAAAAGACGTCGGCAGCAATCATTTTGTACTGGTTGACGCAGGCTTTTCTGATCTGATGCGTCCAGCGATGTACGGCAGTTTCCATGAAATCAGCGTATTGCGCGCGGATGGTTCTGCAGCAGGTGGCAACACACGCGGCACAGTGCTAGCCGGCCCATTATGCGAATCGGGCGATGTATTCACGCAAGAAGAAGGTGGCGTAGTCACGCCACGCGAATTGCCCACCTGCGAAATCGGGGACTGGGTGGTGCTGCACGATACCGGCGCGTATGGCGCCAGCATGTCGAGTAACTACAATACCCGCCCGCTGATCGCCGAAGTAATGATTAATGCCGAGCAAGTCAAGCAAATCCGCCGCCGCCAAACCGTCGCCGAATTGCTGGCGCTGGAAAACTAA
- a CDS encoding LysE/ArgO family amino acid transporter, translated as MNSSVFFQGMALCASLIMAIGAQNAFVLRQGISRQHLFVAAITCVTCDFLLMSAGVLGMGKMLQTLPQLEVWMALAGAAFVFWFGWQSLQKAINPSAMSIDTSQSEAKTAKHVAIAALGFSVLNPHAILDTVVLVGGIGAQQPSSHQPMFLLGAVSFSALWFFSLAYGASKLAPLFAKPTAWRILDGLIALMMVAIGVSLLKMSGVLLA; from the coding sequence ATGAACAGCAGTGTGTTTTTCCAAGGTATGGCATTGTGCGCCAGCCTGATCATGGCCATCGGCGCGCAAAATGCCTTTGTATTGCGTCAGGGTATTTCCCGTCAGCATCTATTTGTTGCGGCAATCACCTGCGTGACTTGTGATTTCCTGCTGATGTCGGCAGGAGTATTGGGAATGGGCAAAATGCTGCAAACCCTGCCCCAGCTCGAAGTTTGGATGGCACTGGCCGGCGCTGCCTTTGTATTCTGGTTCGGCTGGCAATCATTACAAAAGGCCATCAATCCCAGTGCGATGAGCATAGATACCAGCCAAAGTGAAGCGAAAACCGCCAAACATGTCGCCATTGCCGCGCTGGGGTTTTCTGTACTGAATCCCCACGCAATTCTGGATACTGTCGTTTTAGTCGGCGGCATCGGTGCGCAACAACCAAGCAGCCACCAACCAATGTTTTTATTGGGCGCGGTCAGCTTCTCCGCGCTGTGGTTTTTTTCCTTGGCTTATGGGGCCAGCAAACTAGCCCCATTGTTTGCCAAACCAACGGCTTGGCGCATTCTGGATGGCCTTATTGCACTAATGATGGTGGCGATTGGTGTTTCCTTATTAAAAATGAGCGGCGTCTTGCTTGCCTAG
- a CDS encoding LysR family transcriptional regulator ArgP, which produces MQFDHRQAEALLAVVDSGSFEQAALALHLTPSAISQRVRQLETALGTPLLVRSRPCRATLAGQQLLQYLRRARLLEQDFLAGFSGEASAPLAVPLAVNADTLSTWLLPALSEFLITENVLISLIVDDQDHTYSLMQEGQALACVSAEPHPMQGCVVHQLGILRYRMLASPAFYQRWFAHGYEREAARLAPVMVFNRKDALQSNFLLQLFGLRPGAYPEHHVPASEPYLQSILLGLGYGMVPHLQADPLIGSGELIDVAPQKPTDVMLYWHHWKVQPPRLERLSRRLVDSARQRLLQPD; this is translated from the coding sequence ATGCAATTCGATCATCGGCAGGCAGAAGCGCTATTGGCCGTGGTGGATAGTGGCAGTTTTGAGCAGGCCGCACTAGCTCTGCATCTGACTCCTTCGGCTATCTCGCAGCGGGTTAGGCAGCTAGAAACTGCGTTGGGTACACCTTTGCTGGTGCGCTCCCGCCCATGCCGTGCCACGCTGGCTGGTCAGCAGTTATTACAGTATTTGCGCCGAGCGCGGCTACTGGAGCAAGATTTTTTGGCCGGCTTTTCTGGTGAGGCCAGCGCGCCGCTGGCTGTGCCATTGGCGGTTAATGCAGACACCTTGAGCACTTGGCTTCTGCCTGCCTTGAGTGAGTTTTTGATCACGGAAAACGTGTTGATTAGCCTGATTGTGGACGATCAAGACCATACCTACAGCTTAATGCAGGAAGGTCAGGCTTTGGCGTGTGTATCGGCCGAGCCTCATCCAATGCAGGGCTGCGTCGTGCATCAACTGGGTATTTTGCGCTACCGAATGTTGGCTTCACCGGCGTTCTATCAACGATGGTTTGCCCATGGTTATGAGCGCGAAGCGGCGCGATTAGCGCCGGTTATGGTGTTTAACCGCAAAGATGCATTGCAATCGAATTTTTTGTTGCAACTATTTGGCCTGCGTCCTGGTGCGTACCCAGAGCATCATGTCCCGGCTAGCGAGCCTTATTTGCAGTCGATTTTACTGGGGCTGGGCTATGGCATGGTGCCGCATTTGCAGGCCGATCCCTTGATTGGGAGCGGTGAATTAATCGATGTTGCTCCACAGAAGCCCACAGATGTGATGCTGTATTGGCATCACTGGAAGGTTCAGCCGCCGCGGTTGGAGCGTTTATCGCGGCGCTTAGTTGATTCGGCGCGTCAGCGCTTATTGCAACCGGATTAA
- a CDS encoding DUF6394 family protein → MNIEKVIFGFFILLAFTLNFGFVLGQIDVPHQHDVFELFAAIVINFIATALKFGDRTQVGALHLATSLVADLQLVTAALIWGHAEYVSGTGMTPGVTSMVVSFAAGALAANLVSVVLLIGETLQHRR, encoded by the coding sequence ATGAATATCGAAAAAGTCATTTTTGGTTTTTTTATTTTATTGGCCTTCACACTGAACTTTGGCTTTGTGCTTGGGCAAATCGATGTCCCGCACCAGCATGATGTTTTTGAGCTCTTTGCAGCTATCGTCATCAATTTCATCGCCACCGCACTAAAATTTGGCGACCGCACTCAAGTTGGCGCATTACACTTGGCCACGAGTTTGGTGGCCGATTTGCAGCTCGTCACCGCGGCCTTGATCTGGGGACACGCAGAATACGTCAGCGGCACCGGCATGACGCCCGGCGTGACTTCAATGGTGGTGTCATTTGCGGCAGGCGCACTAGCCGCCAATTTGGTGTCGGTCGTGCTACTGATCGGCGAAACTCTGCAACACCGCCGCTGA
- the gltS gene encoding sodium/glutamate symporter, with translation MNTNIITIGTYGTLVAASLVLLFGRVLVEKTAPLKAFTIPEPVAGGLVVALLMLLAQQVAGVSVKFDTSIQTPLMLAFFATIGLSANLASLRAGGSVMVKFLFVVLGLLLMQNIIGISLANLLGLNSHLGLLAGSITLSGGHGTGAAWSKVFTEQFGITGATELAMACATFGLVLGGLIGGPVAKILLKKVTAPGAEHNQDRDPSMFEEPQATRLITVNSFIESLALIVLSLAGGHMLAEALAGTAFELPTFVCVLFNGVLLRNILSGLGWYEVFDREISVLGNVSLALFLAMALMSLRLWELANLALPMLLILIVQAGAMAAYAIFVTFRVMGKNYDAVVLAAGHCGFGLGATPTAIANMQAVTHRFGPSHLAFIVVPMVGAFFIDIANAIIIKLFMALPIF, from the coding sequence ATGAATACCAACATTATTACCATTGGCACTTATGGCACGCTGGTCGCCGCCTCATTAGTTTTGCTCTTTGGCCGCGTACTAGTCGAGAAAACTGCGCCGCTCAAGGCCTTTACCATTCCCGAGCCAGTGGCGGGCGGTCTCGTCGTCGCGCTACTGATGCTACTAGCACAGCAAGTGGCCGGAGTTAGCGTGAAATTTGATACCAGCATTCAAACCCCGTTGATGCTGGCGTTTTTTGCCACCATTGGTCTATCCGCCAATCTGGCCAGCCTGCGCGCGGGTGGCAGCGTAATGGTGAAATTTCTATTTGTGGTGCTTGGCCTGCTGCTGATGCAAAACATCATCGGCATTAGCTTAGCCAACTTACTCGGGCTCAATAGTCATCTAGGCCTACTCGCAGGCTCGATTACCTTATCGGGTGGCCATGGCACTGGGGCTGCATGGAGCAAAGTCTTTACCGAACAATTTGGCATTACCGGTGCCACCGAGCTAGCCATGGCCTGCGCGACGTTTGGTTTGGTATTGGGTGGTTTAATTGGTGGGCCGGTGGCCAAAATTTTGCTAAAAAAAGTGACCGCACCCGGCGCAGAACACAATCAAGACCGCGACCCAAGCATGTTTGAAGAACCGCAAGCCACTCGGCTGATTACGGTGAATTCTTTCATCGAATCACTGGCTCTGATTGTACTGAGCTTGGCGGGCGGCCATATGCTAGCCGAAGCGCTAGCAGGAACTGCATTCGAACTGCCGACTTTTGTCTGCGTGCTATTCAATGGCGTGTTACTGCGCAATATCCTGTCTGGCTTGGGCTGGTATGAAGTGTTTGATCGCGAAATTTCGGTGTTGGGCAATGTGAGCTTGGCGCTGTTTTTGGCGATGGCATTGATGAGCTTACGCCTGTGGGAGCTGGCCAATTTGGCGCTGCCGATGCTATTGATTTTGATCGTACAAGCCGGTGCCATGGCCGCTTACGCCATATTTGTCACTTTCCGTGTGATGGGTAAAAACTATGATGCAGTGGTACTGGCAGCAGGCCATTGCGGCTTTGGCTTGGGCGCAACCCCAACTGCGATTGCAAATATGCAGGCAGTTACTCATCGCTTTGGCCCATCGCATTTGGCCTTTATTGTTGTACCCATGGTTGGCGCATTTTTCATCGATATTGCAAATGCGATCATTATTAAATTATTTATGGCCTTGCCGATTTTTTAA
- a CDS encoding ExbD/TolR family protein: MAFGSFSSQDAAPMAEINTTPLVDVMLVLLVVFIVTAPVMTHAVRVELPKASAAVVEQTKQPIKLTLQAEGGLLDDQTPVQPEALDARFAAAFATDPLTEVHLYADKTVQYERIAQTMAAAQRAGLTRIGLMTSAENTAGSK; this comes from the coding sequence ATGGCGTTCGGTAGTTTTTCCTCGCAAGATGCGGCGCCGATGGCAGAAATTAACACCACGCCATTGGTTGATGTGATGCTGGTGCTGTTGGTAGTGTTTATTGTGACTGCGCCGGTTATGACGCACGCAGTTCGTGTTGAGTTGCCTAAGGCGAGTGCGGCCGTGGTTGAGCAAACTAAACAGCCAATTAAGTTAACACTGCAGGCTGAAGGTGGTTTGTTGGATGATCAAACGCCGGTGCAGCCTGAGGCACTTGATGCGCGCTTTGCTGCGGCATTTGCTACCGACCCGTTAACCGAAGTGCATTTGTATGCGGATAAAACGGTGCAATACGAACGGATTGCGCAAACGATGGCTGCGGCACAACGAGCCGGTTTGACGCGGATTGGTCTGATGACCAGTGCGGAAAACACAGCAGGAAGCAAGTGA